CTCCGACCCGGACGAGGCGGCGGACAGCCTGCTCGTTCATCCCGACGTGCGCCGGATGCTGATGGATGCGCGCGCCTTTACCGAGGGCTTTCGCGCGCTGGTGCTATGGACCGCAATGCAGATCGACCGCGCCCATGGCGGCGATGCCGAGGCGGACGCGCTGGTCGGTTTCCTGACGCCCGTGATCAAGGCCTACGGCACCGATCGCGGGTTCGAGACGGCGGTGGCGATGCAGCAGGTCTTCGGCGGGCACGGCTATGTGAAGGAGTGGGGCATCGAGCAGATCGTGCGCGATGCGCGGATCGGCATGATCTATGAAGGCGCCAACGGGGTGCAGGCGATGGACCTCGTCAACCGCAAGGTCCTGCGGGAAGGTGGCAAGACGGCTCGCCTCTTTTTCGATCTGGTCGAGAAAGCCGCGTACGAAGCGCCCGATGGCGTGCGCCGCCCTCTACGCGACAGCCTGGAGGATGCTCGCCTCACCCTCGCGTGGTTTCTCGCCCACGCGGGCGAAGATCCTGATAACGCTGGCGCAGGAGCATATGCTTTCATGCAGATGATCGGCGTGCTGGCGACCGGGTGGATGTGGGCGAAAATGGCGCGCTGGGCCGAGGGCCGAGACGATGATTTCGCTCGCGCCAAGTCGATCACCGCCCGTCATTATGCCGAGCGCGCATTGCCAGAGACCGCAGTGCTGCGGCGGCGGGTGGAGGCGGGCTCTGAGAACCTGATGGCCCTGCCCGCAGAGGCTTTCGCGCGAAGCTAGGCCAATATCTCATCGAACAGGCTTAGCATCGCGGCCCAGCTCTGCCGGTCGGCGCTGGCGTCGTAGCCGGTGGCGGGGTTCTCGGTCGGCGCGGGGTTGGTGAAGCCGTGGCGCACACCGGCGTAGGAATGGAAATGCCAGTCGGCCCCGGCGCGGTCCATTTCCTCCCAGAATTTAAGCACCTGTCCGCGCGGCACCATCGGATCGGCATCGCCGTGGCAGACGAGGATGCGCGCCGTAACCGTGCCGGGCTCGGCGGGCAACTGGGTGTCGAGCAGGCCGTGGAAACTGACCACGGCCGCCACCGGCGCACCGTCACGCGCCAATTCGAGCGCGGCCTGGCCGCCCATGCAGAAGCCGATCACGCAGATCGGCAGGTCCGGCGCCTGTGCGACCAGGGCACGCAGCGCGGCGCGCAGGCGCTGGCGATAGGCGAGTGGCGTGTGGCGTATCTCCAGCGCGAATTGCCGCGCCGCGTCGAGGTCGCCAGGCCGCTTGCCGTAGAAATCGGCGACCAGCGCCAGGTAGCCTGCCTCCGCCAGCGCCCGCGCCTTGGCCTCCACGGCAGGCGTCGGGTTCATGATCGTCGGGAACACCAGCACGGCGGCGCGAGGATTGCCGGCGGGGCGATAGAGGTGCCCGGTCAGCGAGGTTTCCCCGTCAGCATAGGCAATGGGCTCCGCCGTCATGTAAAAAGTCTCCTCAACCGGGATAGCGCCCGCGTGGTTTCCGCTGGATCTGGCACCTCTTCGGGATCGCCATAGCCCCAGTCGTCGTTCGGGCCGAGATACTGCACCACCACGCCATCGCGGCGCGAAACGGCCTGCACCGCATCGTAGTAGATCGCGTAGCGGGCGTCTGGCTGTGGCATCAGCCAGTTGATCTGGCCGCGCACGGGGACGAGGCTTTCGTCGCCCCACACCTCACGCGCTCCGTAACCGG
This is a stretch of genomic DNA from Aurantiacibacter arachoides. It encodes these proteins:
- a CDS encoding dienelactone hydrolase family protein → MTAEPIAYADGETSLTGHLYRPAGNPRAAVLVFPTIMNPTPAVEAKARALAEAGYLALVADFYGKRPGDLDAARQFALEIRHTPLAYRQRLRAALRALVAQAPDLPICVIGFCMGGQAALELARDGAPVAAVVSFHGLLDTQLPAEPGTVTARILVCHGDADPMVPRGQVLKFWEEMDRAGADWHFHSYAGVRHGFTNPAPTENPATGYDASADRQSWAAMLSLFDEILA